CTGTTTCTGGCCGACCACCCCTTGACCGGCGGCTATCCCGTCATCGGCTGTGTGGCACCCCATCATCTGGACCTTGCGGGGCAGATTCCCGTAGGTGCCTGGATTCGTTTTAACCCCATCCGCGCCTTTGCAGAGCTGGTGCCTGCAAGCGCGCAATGAGGAGTGAGTTGATGAAAAAAGTTCTGATTGCCAATCGTGGCGAGATCGCCGTGCGCATCGCGCGAGCCTGCGCGGATTACGGAGTGAAGTCCGTCGCCGTCTATGCCGATGCCGATATCGATGCCCTGCATGTGCGCCGCGCCGATGAAGCCTACGGCCTCGATGGCGACAAGCCCGCCGACACCTATCTGAACATCGCCAAGCTGATTGCGATTGCAAAGCGTTCGGGCGCCGACGCCGTGCATCCCGGCTATGGCTTTCTGTCCGAGAGCGAAGCCTTTGCGCAGGCCGTGCTGGATGCGGGTCTGATCTGGATCGGTCCGCGTCCCGACACCATTGCCAAGCTGGGTGACAAGGTCGAGGCGCGCAAGATTGCGCTGCAGGTCGGAGCGCCGTTGGTGGCCGGCACGCCCGATCCCGTCAAGGATGCCGACGAAGTGCTGGCCTTTGCCCAGCAGCATGGCCTGCCCATCATCATCAAGGCTGCTTTTGGTGGCGGTGGCCGTGGCATGAAGATCGCCTGGCGCATGGACGAAGTGGCAGAGCTGTATGCCTCTGCCGTGCGCGAGGCCGTGACGGCTTTCGGCCGTGGCGAATGCTTTGTGGAACAGTTCCTCGACAAGCCGCGCCATATCGAAGCGCAGGTGATTGCCGACACGCATGGCAATGTGGTGGTGCTGGGTACGCGCGACTGCTCGCTGCAGCGCCGCAACCAGAAGCTGGTGGAAGAAGCGCCCGCACCCTTCATCACCGAGGCGCAGCGTGAGCGCATTCACAGTGCGGCCAAGGCTATCTGTGCGCAGGCAGGTTATATCAGCGCCGGAACCGTGGAATTTCTGCTCAGCGGCAATGGCGCCATCTCCTTCCTCGAGGTCAATACCCGCTTGCAGGTCGAGCACACCGTGACCGAGGAAACCACGGGCATCGATCTGGTGCAGGAGCAGCTGCGTGTGGCCGACGGCTTGCCGCTGTCTTTCACGCAGACTCCGCCGCCGCGCGCCCATTCCATCGAGTTCCGCATCAATGCCGAAGATGTGGGGCGCGGCTTTCTGCCCACACCGGGTCTGATCACGCGCTTTGCCCCTCCTTCGGGGCCGGGCGTGCGACTCGATTCCGGCGTCGAAACCGGCTCGGTGATCCCCGGCACGTTCGACTCCATGATGGCCAAGCTCATCGTCACCGGAGCCACGCGTGAGCAGGCCCTGGCCCGTGCGCGTCGCGCGCTGGCAGAGTTCCGCATCGAGGGCGTGGCTTCGGTGCTGCCCTTTCACAGGGCTGTGCTGAATCAGGCCGACTTTGTGGGGGCTAATGGCTTCAATGTCCACACCCGCTGGATCGAGACCGAGTTTGCCGAGCCGCTGGCAGCGGCTGCCCGTGCCGAGCCTGTGGCCGATACCAGCCTGCTGCGCACCGCCATCGAGATCGACGGCCGCCGCGTGCAAATGGGCCTGCCCGCCATGCTGCTGCAAGGTCTGTCTGCGCCGACGACGGGCGTGGCTCAGGCCGCCGTGCAGCAAAGCGTGGACCCTGACGCGGTCATCTCGCCGATTGCCGGCAATCTGCATGCCTGGAAGGTCGCCGATGGCGACGAGGTCAAGGAAGGCGATGTGATCGCCGTGATGGAAGCCATGAAAATGGAAATGCAGGTCTCGGCCCACAAGAGCGGTCGTGTCACATTGGCCGCGCAGGCAGGCACTGCGCAGACCTTGGGCGCCGTGATCGCGCATATCCGATAGGCTTGGCCAGCCCCGCTCGAAGCGCGACCCCTGTGTCGCGCTTTGTTTTTCTAGCCTCGCTTCACGCAGCTCATGGCCATGGCCACCAGTGCGTCGAGAAACTCGGGTGAGCGGGCCTGCTGCGGCACATCGTGCACGGCGCTGTGAATGATCTCGCGCAGGCCCTGGCCCAGCAGATAGGCAGTCAGTGGCAGGTTGTCGGTCTGCACCTGCGAGCCATGCATCTGCAGCAGTGGCAGCCAGGTGGTGTTGATGAATTCCTCCCGGCTGGGCTGCGGTGCATGCCACAGGCCCAGATGCAAGGCCGTGCGATAGCGCGCGTGGAACGCATGGCTGAGCTGATGCAGGCGCTGCTCGACCCGGATCATGTTCGCAAAGATCTGGCGCAATATGGCTTCGAGCGACAGGCCCTGTAACTGCTCGCGCATCTGGAAAAGCTGCTCGGATTCCTGATCGAGCAGGCGTTCATACACTGCCGCAATCATGGACTCCTTGTTGGGAAAGTATTGGTAGATGGAGCCCACGGCAGCACCCGACACCTCTGCAATGCGATTGACCGTGAGCGCGTCCTCGCCCTCTTTTTCGAGGAGACGCAAACAGGCTTCGGCAATGGCATCAACCAGCGCTCTGGAGCGTGCCTGCACAGGCTGTTTGCGCGGTTGCGGCAACTGGTCCTTGGGGCGTGGGGTGGTGGGCGCTTCCATGAAATGCAAGTCCTGTCTTCGGTTTACCTGTTGCTGTTGATTTTTGCTTTTTCCATCAATGACTTGCGACGTCTTTGAGGGAGCTGGAATGCGAGTGGAAAAACGCACTCCCTCTGCCTAGACTTTGTACCGGGCTGCTCACCATCCTAGCGTTAAGGAGCAGCCCGACAGAGCCTGGGGCAGACGCTGTGGAGGAGACAGAAGCGCTGCACTCGGGCAAGACATTGCATAGAGGAGAAAGCCCATGTCATCCCCCATCTCGGTTCAGATTCTCGGCCCGCGCATCGGTGCCGAAGTGCTGAAGCTGGACCTGGCAGACCCGTTGTCTGCGCAAACCTTGCAGGAGTTGGAAGCCGCCCTGCTCAGACATGAAGCACTGGTGCTGCATGTGCCCGATATGACGCCCGACCAGCATCTGGCGATTGCCCGGCATTTTGGCGAGGCCGAAGTCCATACCTTCTATCCCAATCTGGGCCAGGGCTATGAGCAGATCACAGTCATAGACTCCAAGCTCGGTGACCGCGCCGATATGTGGCACCACGACGAGAGCTTTCTGCCCAGTCCGCCCATCGTCACCATGACCCATGCGCGCATCCTGCCGCCCACGGGTGGAGATACCTGCTGGATCAGCATGACCAGTGCCTACGACGCGCTGTCGCCGGAGATGAAGCAGTACCTCGAGGGCCTCAGTGCCTGGCATGACATGAACGCGCCCATGACGGCAGCGCTGCAGCATGGAATCTGCACGCATGAGCGCTATGTGGAAGTGGTCGCGCAAAACCGTCGCCAGTTGCACCCCTTGGTGCGAGTGCATCCGCTCACGGGACGCAAGGCGCTCTATGTCAGTCCCACCTATGTCACGCATATAGATGGTCTGCCACAGGCCGAAAGCCGTGCCATCCTGGCCTATCTGCATGCGCACTGCATGCAGGTGGAGTTCCTGTTCAAGCACCGCTGGGTACTGGGCGATATGGTGATCTGGGACAACCGCAGCGTGGTGCACAACGCCATCATGGACTATGCGCCGCACCAGCGCCGCATGCACCGTGCATCGGTGTTTGCACGCCAGGGCGCTGTCGCCCGGAAGCACAACGAACAGGAGGCAGCATGCGCCATGACGGACTGAACCGGGAACTGCTGTCCAGATACGCGCCGCGCCCGGGCCGCAAGCCACTGCTGCCCGCGCTAAGTGATCGCCAGCAGCTTGCGCTGCTGTGCCGCGTGCTCTCGCGCGAAGGCTATAACGACCATATCGCGGGCCACATCACGCTGCGCCTGGATGACGGCAGCTATCTGGCCAATCCCTGGGAGCTGACCTGGAGCGAGCTGACGGCTTCGGACATCCTGCGGCTGGATGCACAAGGCCAGATGATCGAGGGCGAGTGGAATATCACTCCGGCCATCCGGCTGCACATGGACGTGCATGAAAAGCGCCACGATGTGCGCGTGGTCATCCACAACCATCCCGAATGGAGCTCGGTCTGGTCGGCCACGGGCAAGGTGCCGCCGGTCTATGACCAGACCTCTGCCCTGGTTGATACCGATCCCGTGGTCTATGACGAATACCGGGGCACGGTGGAGCAGCGTGAGCTGGGCAATGCCGTAGCCAGCGCACTGGGCCAGAGCAAATGGGCACTGCTGGCCAATCATGGTGCACTGGTGGTGGGCGAGAACCTGCGCCAGGCGCATCTGCGTGCCATCACGCTGGAGTGGCGCTGCCGCCTGGCCTGGCGGGTACAGGCGCTCGGTGGCGGCACCCCCTTGAGCGATGCCGTGATCCAGGCGACCGGAGCGCGCACCGACCTCAACGGCTTTCCCTTTCTCTGGGAGGCCATGTGCCGCGAGGAAATCCGCCGCGATTCCCGCGTGCTGGACTAGGCCCGCTCTGGC
This region of Comamonas thiooxydans genomic DNA includes:
- a CDS encoding class II aldolase/adducin family protein; translation: MRHDGLNRELLSRYAPRPGRKPLLPALSDRQQLALLCRVLSREGYNDHIAGHITLRLDDGSYLANPWELTWSELTASDILRLDAQGQMIEGEWNITPAIRLHMDVHEKRHDVRVVIHNHPEWSSVWSATGKVPPVYDQTSALVDTDPVVYDEYRGTVEQRELGNAVASALGQSKWALLANHGALVVGENLRQAHLRAITLEWRCRLAWRVQALGGGTPLSDAVIQATGARTDLNGFPFLWEAMCREEIRRDSRVLD
- a CDS encoding TauD/TfdA family dioxygenase, with the protein product MSSPISVQILGPRIGAEVLKLDLADPLSAQTLQELEAALLRHEALVLHVPDMTPDQHLAIARHFGEAEVHTFYPNLGQGYEQITVIDSKLGDRADMWHHDESFLPSPPIVTMTHARILPPTGGDTCWISMTSAYDALSPEMKQYLEGLSAWHDMNAPMTAALQHGICTHERYVEVVAQNRRQLHPLVRVHPLTGRKALYVSPTYVTHIDGLPQAESRAILAYLHAHCMQVEFLFKHRWVLGDMVIWDNRSVVHNAIMDYAPHQRRMHRASVFARQGAVARKHNEQEAACAMTD
- a CDS encoding TetR/AcrR family transcriptional regulator, which translates into the protein MEAPTTPRPKDQLPQPRKQPVQARSRALVDAIAEACLRLLEKEGEDALTVNRIAEVSGAAVGSIYQYFPNKESMIAAVYERLLDQESEQLFQMREQLQGLSLEAILRQIFANMIRVEQRLHQLSHAFHARYRTALHLGLWHAPQPSREEFINTTWLPLLQMHGSQVQTDNLPLTAYLLGQGLREIIHSAVHDVPQQARSPEFLDALVAMAMSCVKRG
- a CDS encoding biotin carboxylase N-terminal domain-containing protein, translated to MKKVLIANRGEIAVRIARACADYGVKSVAVYADADIDALHVRRADEAYGLDGDKPADTYLNIAKLIAIAKRSGADAVHPGYGFLSESEAFAQAVLDAGLIWIGPRPDTIAKLGDKVEARKIALQVGAPLVAGTPDPVKDADEVLAFAQQHGLPIIIKAAFGGGGRGMKIAWRMDEVAELYASAVREAVTAFGRGECFVEQFLDKPRHIEAQVIADTHGNVVVLGTRDCSLQRRNQKLVEEAPAPFITEAQRERIHSAAKAICAQAGYISAGTVEFLLSGNGAISFLEVNTRLQVEHTVTEETTGIDLVQEQLRVADGLPLSFTQTPPPRAHSIEFRINAEDVGRGFLPTPGLITRFAPPSGPGVRLDSGVETGSVIPGTFDSMMAKLIVTGATREQALARARRALAEFRIEGVASVLPFHRAVLNQADFVGANGFNVHTRWIETEFAEPLAAAARAEPVADTSLLRTAIEIDGRRVQMGLPAMLLQGLSAPTTGVAQAAVQQSVDPDAVISPIAGNLHAWKVADGDEVKEGDVIAVMEAMKMEMQVSAHKSGRVTLAAQAGTAQTLGAVIAHIR